The Thermodesulfovibrionales bacterium genome includes a region encoding these proteins:
- a CDS encoding alkaline phosphatase family protein has protein sequence MIPSIRLSLIALVTALSSGLVPIVTAHADDGQSLLQEVNHIVVIYQENHSFDNLFGGWEHVDGIRVGDTHKGGHVPQVDQEGRIFACLPQNDVNLTSAKPFPKDCSEGADAIGDQFKNKPFSLDKLLSFSDLTCVPPGLRADNGLAKGYGLRGGCTRDMVHRFYQEQYQINKGRMDRYVVGSDAVGLVMGYYETNNLPIYKYLHRAGHPRYVIADNFFQAAFGGSFLNHQWLIAARTPEWVDAVNDGSAFDQHSVVDSNGMPKSSMLYTPPANALVMDQALTASCKPSEKRGPTPAGVVCGNFVVNTIQSRAWPYDPNVSDSEKRLPLLTTTTIGDELTAAGVDWAWYSGGWANAEGADKQPGYTNRPRYTRPGGGPQCPATAYENARWPKCPDKLFQFHHQPFNYYANYAPGTKAREDHLRDEEEFILLAKGSRSEPCKLRKVSFVKPNGGDNEHPGYASLWKGNNHLVDLIKYVVNSSCAKDTMIIVTYDEFGGQADHVPPPATGNPVGPYDQWGPGTRIPALVIAPHLKNEFAVDHEAHDTTSILATIEHRFGLSSLGSRDAAVKDLSTIFKAKGVPAQAPKQY, from the coding sequence ATGATCCCATCTATTCGTTTATCCCTGATCGCACTCGTGACGGCTCTTTCAAGCGGACTCGTCCCGATTGTAACCGCACATGCCGATGACGGCCAGAGTCTCCTGCAGGAGGTTAATCATATTGTTGTGATCTATCAGGAAAACCACAGCTTCGACAATCTCTTCGGCGGATGGGAACACGTTGATGGTATTCGGGTAGGCGATACTCATAAAGGTGGACATGTGCCTCAGGTCGATCAGGAGGGTAGGATCTTCGCCTGCTTGCCGCAGAATGACGTGAATCTTACATCTGCAAAGCCCTTTCCTAAAGACTGCTCAGAAGGAGCCGATGCGATAGGTGACCAATTCAAGAACAAGCCCTTTTCTCTTGATAAACTCCTCTCCTTCTCCGATCTGACGTGCGTACCTCCGGGACTGCGGGCGGACAACGGCTTGGCGAAGGGTTATGGTCTCCGTGGCGGGTGTACGAGGGACATGGTGCATCGCTTCTATCAAGAGCAGTACCAGATCAACAAGGGCAGGATGGATCGCTACGTTGTCGGGAGCGATGCTGTTGGCCTGGTGATGGGCTATTATGAAACCAACAACCTCCCGATCTACAAATACCTGCACCGCGCCGGCCATCCGCGCTATGTCATCGCCGATAATTTTTTCCAGGCTGCATTCGGCGGGTCCTTCCTGAACCACCAATGGCTGATCGCTGCACGCACGCCTGAATGGGTTGATGCCGTGAATGATGGATCTGCATTTGATCAGCATTCGGTTGTTGACAGCAACGGCATGCCCAAAAGCTCCATGCTCTACACCCCGCCGGCAAACGCCCTTGTGATGGACCAAGCTCTAACGGCTTCCTGCAAGCCTTCGGAAAAGCGCGGTCCTACCCCGGCAGGCGTGGTCTGTGGCAATTTCGTGGTCAACACCATTCAGTCTCGCGCATGGCCCTATGATCCGAATGTGAGCGACAGCGAAAAACGTCTGCCTTTGCTCACAACGACGACCATCGGGGACGAACTCACCGCAGCCGGCGTCGATTGGGCATGGTATTCCGGCGGCTGGGCAAATGCTGAGGGCGCAGACAAACAGCCGGGCTATACGAACAGACCTCGCTATACCAGACCGGGCGGAGGGCCACAATGCCCGGCTACGGCGTATGAGAACGCCCGGTGGCCAAAATGTCCCGATAAACTGTTTCAATTCCATCACCAGCCCTTTAACTATTACGCAAATTATGCCCCCGGGACAAAGGCGCGTGAAGACCATCTCCGAGATGAGGAAGAGTTTATTCTGCTCGCAAAAGGGTCCAGGTCTGAACCCTGCAAACTCAGGAAAGTGAGTTTTGTTAAGCCAAATGGCGGGGACAACGAACATCCCGGCTACGCCAGCCTATGGAAGGGCAACAACCACCTGGTGGATCTGATCAAGTACGTTGTCAATAGCTCATGCGCTAAAGACACGATGATTATCGTCACCTATGACGAGTTCGGCGGGCAAGCCGATCACGTCCCGCCTCCGGCGACAGGCAATCCCGTTGGTCCCTATGACCAGTGGGGACCTGGGACGCGCATCCCTGCGCTGGTAATCGCTCCTCATTTGAAGAACGAATTCGCTGTCGATCACGAGGCGCACGACACGACGTCGATACTTGCGACGATAGAGCATCGTTTCGGCCTGTCTTCACTCGGCAGCCGGGATGCAGCTGTCAAGGATTTGAGCACGATCTTCAAGGCGAAAGGAGTGCCGGCTCAAGCCCCGAAACAATACTGA